In the genome of Anabaena cylindrica PCC 7122, the window CTGCCAGTATCAATAGTAGCTCTACGTTCCCTGGGGTTTCCCCCTGATATCCCAAAGGAAGAACGTTTGTTTTTAAATGCACCAGAATACTCTATCCCACGAGATATATTTAAACCTTGGGGTTTATTAACAGTATCTATATAGTCAGCATTAATGGCTGCAATTGGTGATTTACCATTTAATTTAGAATTTCCATCTGATATTAATTGACTAAAATATTTGGGTATATATTCTTTGCGAAAGTTTCCTCTGCCATCTTTAGCGTATATTTTATGAGCCAAACCAACATTAACTTTAAAATCTAGTTCTGCTGATTTAGGATTAAAAATAATCACATGATTGATCCCTCTAGAATATCTTTCACCTTTATTATTAGTCTTAAAAAATTCAATACTAAACTGAGAATTATTACCAGGACAATTAGTGGATGGTTTTGGTGCTGAATTAGCTACCATATCCTGACAACCTAATAATAAACCAGCGCTAATTATGGGAATAGAT includes:
- a CDS encoding phosphodiester glycosidase family protein, which encodes MNTNKLFLISIPIISAGLLLGCQDMVANSAPKPSTNCPGNNSQFSIEFFKTNNKGERYSRGINHVIIFNPKSAELDFKVNVGLAHKIYAKDGRGNFRKEYIPKYFSQLISDGNSKLNGKSPIAAINADYIDTVNKPQGLNISRGIEYSGAFKNKRSSFGISGGNPRERRATIDTGRRGANILNYNLVGGNGRFYRQGKFKDICQALGEFACKGATNRSMVAVTSKGYVILLVNDVKANSSIQTSAINKELLPSQFDDVLEGIAKNNCLGRIQEGMLFDGGMSPGLFYNNKIYLENFGPIGSVFLIYKK